GCGGTCGATCGACAAGTCCCCGATGAACCTTCTGTCGAGCTACGCTTTGAGGCGAAAGGACATTTTCCCGGAGCACCGCCATGACCGACGACACCAGCCGCCGCGACCTCTTCAAGGGCGCCGCCGTCGCCGGCCTCGCCGCCGCGGCCGCCCCCGCCTTCGCGCAAGGAGCGGCGCCGCTCGTCGACCCGCAGACCAAGTTCACCAAGACGCCGTTCGCCGAACAGCCGCAGAAATGGCCGGCGCTGCAGCGTAACATGCGCCCCGTGCCCGATTGCGGCGAGGCGAGCTATCGCGGGTCTGGCCGGCTCGCGGGCCGGAAGGCGCTCGTCACCGGTGGCGATTCGGGGATCGGCCGCGCCGCCGTCATCGCGTTTGCGCGCGAAGGTGCGGACGTCGCGATCAACTATTATCCGAGCGAGGAACCCGACGCGCAGGACGTCGCGAAGCTGCTCCGCGGCGAGGGTCGGAAGGTCGTGCTGATCCCGGGCGACCTGACCGACGCCAAGTTCGCCCGCGGCCTTGCCCCGCGCGCGCACCGCGAGCTCGGCGGGCTCGACATCGTCGTCAACAACGCCGCCTACCAGCAGTCGAAGGCGAACATCGCCGAGATCACGCCCGAGCAGTTCGACCGGACGATGAAGACCAACGTCTATGCGATGTTCCACATCTGCCAGACTGCGATTCCCTTGCTCAAGCCCGGTGCTGCGATCATCAACACCGGCTCGGTCAACTCGGTCGACCCGGGCGAGGAGCTGCTCGACTATGCGACCACCAAGGCCGCGATCCTGATCTTCACCAAGGGGCTGGCGAAGCAGCTCGGCAAGCAGGGCATCCGCGTCAACATGGTCGCGCCGGGCCCGATCTGGACGCCGCTGCAGGTCGCGGGCGGGCAGCTGCCGGGCAAGCTCGGCGAATTCGGGCAGGACACGCCGCTCGGCCGCGCGGGGCAGCCAGCGGAGCTGGCGTCGCTGTACGTCACGCTGGCGGATCCGGGCTCGAGCTTCACGACGGGCAGCGCGTTCGGCGCGAATGGCGGCACCGGCGCGATCTGATTCCACACCACCCCGGCGAAGGCCGGGGCCCAATTGGGAAGGTTTCCGTTGGGAAGCGCTGCGTCCCGTTTCGCGGGTCCCCCCATTTGGGCCCCGGCCTTCGCCGGGGTGGAGACTAACCGCTGCGCACCATGCTATACGCTCCTCCAAAATAAGGAGAGGAAGCATGGCCACCGCACTCAAACCCGCGCCCGCGATCCGCGACCAGGTCAGCCCCGAGGAATGGGCGGTCCGCGTCGATCTCGCCGCCGCCTACCGCCTCGTCGCGCTGTACGGCTGGGACGACCTGATCTTCACGCATATCTCCGCACGCGTGCCCGGCCCCGAGCATCACTTCCTGATCAACCCCTACACGCACATGTTCGAGGAGATCACCGCCTCGTCGCTGGTCAAGATCGACATCGAGGGGAACAAGGTCACCGACACCCCGGCACCGGTCAACCGCGCGGGATTCGTGATCCACTCCGCGATCCATGCCGGTCGCGACGACGCCGTCGCGGTGCTCCACCTCCACACACCGCATGGCCAGGCGGTGTCGGCGATGGCGGAGGGCCTGTTGCCGCACACCCAGACGTCGATGATCGCCGGGCACGACGTCGCCTATCACGACTTCGAGGGCATCGCGACCGAGCTCGACGAGCGCGAACGACTGGTCGCGGACCTCGGCGCCAAGAACAGCATGATCCTGCGCAACCACGGCACGCTGACCGTCGGCGAATCGGTGCCGCAGGCGTTCCTGCGGATGTATTTCCTCGAACGCGCCTGCGAGGCGCAGGTCCACATGCTCAGCGCCGGGCGCGCCGGGCTCAACACCCCCAACCAGGGCGTTGCGGAGAAGGTCGAGAGCCAGTCGAGCGGCCCGGGAATCCGGATGCTGGCCGAAGGGCTCGCCTGGCCGGCGCTGCTGCGCAAGCTCGACCGGACGAATCCCGGGTATCGCGACTAGAGCGCGATACCCGGAACCGAACCGCCCTACGCCCCGCGCATCGGCGTCAGGCGGAGCAGCCGGCCGCCGTCGCCGTCCTCAAGGATCCAGATCGCGCCATCGGGCCCCGCCATCACCGCGCGGATCCGGTTGCCCATGTCCCAGCGCTCGGCCTCGCGCGGCGTCGTGCCGTCGAACGCGATCCGGATCAGCGCCATCGACGCCAGCCCGCCGACGAACGCCGACCCGCGCCACTGCGGGAACATCGCGCCGTCGTAGAAGGTGAAGCCCGCAGGCGCGATGATCGGATCCCAGTACAGCGCCGGCTCCTTGAAGGCGGGCCGGGTCGGCGGCCTGGCGATCGGCGTGTCGTCGTAATTCTTGCCGTACGAAACCAGAGGCCAGCCGTAATTGCCGCCCCGCTCGATCAGGTTCAGCTCGTCGCCGCCCTGCGGGCCCATCTCGGTCTCCCACAACCGCCCCTTCGCATCGAACGCCAGGCCGTAGGGATTGCGGTGACCCGTCGACCAGGTCTCGGCCGGGGTCAGGTTGGGAGCCGGCGTCCGCGCCGTGCGCCCCTTGGCCGTCGTGGCCGCGCCGGTGTTCTCGGGCGGGTCGAACACCGCCACGGTGGCGGCGCCGGTCTTGCCCGCGCCCGGATTGCCCGGCGCGGGACTCCCGTCGAGCGTCAGGTGCAGGATCTTGCCCAGCGCCTGGTTCGGATCCTGCGCAGGCGTGAAGCGCTGGCGCTCGCCCGAGGTCAGGAACAGCGAATTACCGTCGGGCGCGAACGCGATATAGCCGCCGAACTGCCCGCCCGCGCCGCGCGGCAGCTGCCGCCAGATGACGCGCAAGCCCTGCAGCACCGGCTTGCCCGCGACGATCGCCAGCGTCGCCTTGGCGAGCGCCAGCCCGTCGCCGCCTTCGCCCGGCTCGGCATAGGTCAGGTAGACCTGCCGGTCCTGCGGGAAGCGCGGCGAGGTGGCGACGAACAACAGCCCGCCTTGCCCTTGGTCGTGCACTCTGGGGACGCCGCCAACCTCGGTCTTGGCGCCGGTCGGCGTGACCAGCCACAGATGCCCGCTCTTCTCGGTCACCAGCATCGTCGCATCGGGCAG
This sequence is a window from Sphingomonas ginsenosidivorax. Protein-coding genes within it:
- a CDS encoding class II aldolase/adducin family protein produces the protein MATALKPAPAIRDQVSPEEWAVRVDLAAAYRLVALYGWDDLIFTHISARVPGPEHHFLINPYTHMFEEITASSLVKIDIEGNKVTDTPAPVNRAGFVIHSAIHAGRDDAVAVLHLHTPHGQAVSAMAEGLLPHTQTSMIAGHDVAYHDFEGIATELDERERLVADLGAKNSMILRNHGTLTVGESVPQAFLRMYFLERACEAQVHMLSAGRAGLNTPNQGVAEKVESQSSGPGIRMLAEGLAWPALLRKLDRTNPGYRD
- a CDS encoding PQQ-dependent sugar dehydrogenase, encoding MFRPVLTGFALMSLAGCGPSATDPVATEPAATTGKAAAPLNYGASTPAATKPFRTTAVATFDAPWALAFLPDATMLVTEKSGHLWLVTPTGAKTEVGGVPRVHDQGQGGLLFVATSPRFPQDRQVYLTYAEPGEGGDGLALAKATLAIVAGKPVLQGLRVIWRQLPRGAGGQFGGYIAFAPDGNSLFLTSGERQRFTPAQDPNQALGKILHLTLDGSPAPGNPGAGKTGAATVAVFDPPENTGAATTAKGRTARTPAPNLTPAETWSTGHRNPYGLAFDAKGRLWETEMGPQGGDELNLIERGGNYGWPLVSYGKNYDDTPIARPPTRPAFKEPALYWDPIIAPAGFTFYDGAMFPQWRGSAFVGGLASMALIRIAFDGTTPREAERWDMGNRIRAVMAGPDGAIWILEDGDGGRLLRLTPMRGA
- a CDS encoding SDR family oxidoreductase, producing MTDDTSRRDLFKGAAVAGLAAAAAPAFAQGAAPLVDPQTKFTKTPFAEQPQKWPALQRNMRPVPDCGEASYRGSGRLAGRKALVTGGDSGIGRAAVIAFAREGADVAINYYPSEEPDAQDVAKLLRGEGRKVVLIPGDLTDAKFARGLAPRAHRELGGLDIVVNNAAYQQSKANIAEITPEQFDRTMKTNVYAMFHICQTAIPLLKPGAAIINTGSVNSVDPGEELLDYATTKAAILIFTKGLAKQLGKQGIRVNMVAPGPIWTPLQVAGGQLPGKLGEFGQDTPLGRAGQPAELASLYVTLADPGSSFTTGSAFGANGGTGAI